In Acidiferrobacterales bacterium, the genomic window TTTGCCTTATCGGGTGCCGTCGGCTGCGGCATTCACTCGGTTCCGAGAGTCGCTGATGTACCTCCACCGCCCGCATTATGAATAACTTATAGTATGGTTTTGTACCATACGGATTCCAGATTCTCTCATTATTTTGTCTCCGTTGACTGACTCATGCGGATATTGCTGATCAACCCCAACACCAGTGAATTCGTAACTGATCGTGCGGTCGAGGCGGCGCGTAAAGTTGCTGCAGCCGATACGGTCGTCAAAGGGGTGACTGGCAGCTTCGGTGCACCGATCATCAACAGTGAGACGGATATGGTGGTTGGCGCGCACTCAGCGGTGGATCTCGCTGCTGTCCATGCCGCGGGGTTCGATGCGGTCGGACTTGCGGTATCGTTCGATACTGGACTTGCGGCTTTGCGCGAGATGCTGACAATTCCGGTCGCAGGCTTGGCGGAGAGCTCGATTCGACTCGCACTTGAGCACAGCAGGCGGATTGCATTGGTATCTTTCGGCGAGCGTACGCGGCCGCTGTACGAAAGACTGGCACTGCGATATATGCACCGGGATAATCTCGCCGGTGTGCGATGCATGGAAGCGCTCAGTGCCGCCGAGATGAATGATCCTGACTATCTGCAGGAAAGGATAGAACTGGAAGTTGAGAAGACCACACTTGTACTTGACTGCGATGCTGTTGTATTGCTGGCCACCGCATTCGCAGGTCTTTCTGACAGTGTGACGCACAAGGTGCCCGTGATCGACTGCGTTGCCGCAATGATCCGCGAACTCGAGTCATCCAACCGAAATGAAAAGGTCAGACGAATGCTCACCGATGAAGCGCTTCCCCAACACAAGCTAATGCACGGTGTGTCGGAAGATCTTTCAGGTTTTTATCGGAATTTACCGTCGGAATGAAACAATTTGGCAGCGTCTGACGATCTGCTGGGAAGGCAGTCTTGATCTTCGGATTGAGGATTTGAACTCCCCAATTTCATATAGATATCATTAGTGATATATATTTTGCAATATGAGTAATAATATATCATTTGTGATATGTATTGTGAACATGCATATGGAATATTGCAATATGGATAATTTGTAAAACGACGAGTTTGTGTGCGCGTCGACAGCGAAACGATTTACGGGTTCGCCGCCAATTTTCTGGCTGGGACTCGAATTCGTTCGAAACTCCGAGTCAATATTCTTTGTTGTTTCCAATCAACCTGTCCCTGATCCTCCCATCACTCATGGACAATTGCTCCCGTCGGGTCAGCGGCCACAATTTCACATGGCTGCCTTCCGTGCACGGGATTCCGATACTTTCTCCATCAGCAAAAGATTCGTTGAACCAGCCAGAATGAAACACGCCGCCTGCCTGTTTCTGTCAACCTTAAGTTTTATGTCTGTCAGAATATTCGGATTTCGTTGATTTTCATCAAGCGTAACCCGTGCAGTTCCACCGGATTACGCCTGCGAATCGCGGCGTTCGAGCGGTATAAACTGTCAAATTTGTTCTGCTATAATTTTTCGCCGTACTGTCAAATTTCAGAACATCAGGACAGTATGAAGGCACCGGTTGGCACGTGACCGTTAAGCCGGTGCTCTTGCTTTATATATGACAGCTAGAGGAGAAAAGATGGCTGACGAACATGTCGATAAGGATCGCCGGCGGTTTCTGACAGGCGTCACAACCGGAGTGGGTGCGGCAGGTGTCGCAGCCGCGGCAGTGCCATTTGTTTCCAGCATGACGCCGAGCGCGAAAGCACGCGCGGCAGGTGCCCCTGTACTGGTTGACATCGGGGATCTGGAACCTGGAAAACTGCTCAAGATAGAATGGCGGGGCAAGCCTGTCTGGATTATCAAGCGGACGCAGGAAATGCTCGACTCACTGGAGACCGTGCAAGATGAGCTTGCCGATCCCGATTCGGACCGTGAGCAGCAACCGCAATACGCGCAGAACGCCACCCGTTCAATTGAACCGGAAGTATTGGTCCTGGTGGGACTTTGCACCCATCTCGGCTGCTCGCCACTCGAAAAGCTCAAGCCGGGTGAGTTGGACTCGGATTGGCAAGGGGGCTTTTTCTGCCCCTGTCATGGGTCAAAATTCGACTTGGCGGGGCGTGTATACAAAAATGTTCCCGCACCGACCAATCTTGAAGTCCCACCACACCGATTCCTATCTGACTCCAGAGTCGAGATCGGTGTTGATTCGGTGGAGGAAGATCTGGCGTGATTGCGAAACTTCGTAACTGGATTGATGAGCGCTATCCCGCGACGAAAGTCTGGGAAGAGCACGTCTCAAAATACTACGCACCGAAAAATTTCAATTTCTGGTATTTCTTCGGATCTCTGGCACTTCTTGTTCTCGCCGTGCAGATCATAACGGGAATATTCCTGACCATGCATTACAAGCCTGACACCGATCTGGCATTTGATTCGGTAGAGCACATCATGAGGGACGTGTCGTGGGGCTGGCTGATGCGGTATCTGCACTCGACCGGCGCATCACTGTTCTTCGTGGTGATATATCTGCATATGTTTCGGGCGCTGCTCTATGGTTCCCACCGCAAACCGCGTGAGCTTTTGTGGATCGTTGGAATGGTGATCTACCTGACACTGATGGCGGAAGCGTTTTTCGGCTACCTGCTGCCGTGGGGCAACATGTCGTACTGGGGGGCGCAGGTGATCATCTCGCTGTTTGCGGCGATTCCCTTTGTCGGTGAGGGCCTTGCCGAATGGATTCGCGGCGATTTCGTCGTGTCGGATGCAACCTTGACACGATTTTTCGCGTTCCACGTCATTTTGGTTCCACTGCTGCTGGTGGGTCTTGTATTTGTGCATATGGTCGCCCTTCACAAGGTCGGCTCCAACAATCCCGACGGTGTCGAGATCAAGGCACGCAAGAAAGAGGATGGAACACCGAAAGATGGCATTCCGTTTCATCCCTATTACACCGTCAAGGATCTTTTCGTCGCAGGTGTATTTCTCTGTATTCTGTTCGGTATCACCTTCATCGCACCGGAGATGGCAGGATGGTTTCTGGAGCGCGCGAATTTCGAACCGGCCAATCCATTGCAGACACCACCGGACATCATTCCGTTGTGGTACCTGACACCTTACTACTCGATTCTTCGCGCAGTCACCTATCCGCTGTTCGGCGTGGACGCAAAACTATGGGGGGTTCTCTCCATGGGGTTTGCGATATTCCTTTTCTTCCTGCTGCCATGGCTGGACAGATCGCCGGTGAAGTCGATTCGATATAGAGGCTGGATGTTCAAGACCGCATTGACTGTATTCACAATATCTTTTGTGTTGCTTGGTTATCTGGGTACAAAAAATCCCCAGGCGATCGATCTGTTCCTGTTTACCAATGTCACATGGGCACAGATCTGTTATTTCCTTTATTTCGCATTTTTCCTGCTGATGCCGATTTACACAAGACTTGATCCAGTGAAACCAGTTCCAGATCGGGTGACGTTCAAATGATCAGATCAATCGTTTCAATATTGTTGCTGTCCATTGCCGGGAGCGTATATGCGGCTTCCGGAGGTTCCGAAAATCTGGACCCGGTCCACATCAATCTGGACGATCGCAAATCGCTGCAGCAAGGTGCTGCGACATTCGCCAGCTATTGCCTGTCATGTCATGGCATCAAATACATGCGGTATAACCGGATGGCAGACGATCTTGGAATCAGCGAGGACGTGTTGCGGGAGAATTTTCTTGTCGGCTCACAGAAACCGTCAGATCCGATGGACGTGACCATGTCGGAAGAAGATGCCAAACGGTGGTTTGGTACCGCACCGCCCGACCTCAGCCTGACGGCAAGGTCACGCTCTCCGGAGTGGATCTATACGTTCTTGCGAGGGTTTCACGCTGACGACGGTTCTGTAACGGGATGGAACAACGATCTGTTTGAGGATGTCGCCATGCCGCATGTGCTTTACGAGCAGCAGAATAATTTTGAGCCGGATGACTACGACAAACTGGTCCGTGATGTCGTCAATTTTCTGGTCTATGTCGCCGAACCGGCAAGACTTGTCCGCTATAACATTGGGATACTGGTATTGCTGTTTACGGGTCTTTTCACGATCCTTGCCTATCTGTTGAAGAAGGAGTATTGGAAAGACGTTCATTGAATCAATTGAAAGTTCCACTATTGCCCCCACATATGTAATTTGCGATCCGTCTATTCACAAACAGAACCGTTGAATTCGGGAAATGGCAGACAATATTGAGAATCGAAGATCCGGGATGATTCTGTTTTCGACCGAGACTTGCATAGAAGGTCATGCATGCCG contains:
- a CDS encoding aspartate/glutamate racemase family protein; protein product: MRILLINPNTSEFVTDRAVEAARKVAAADTVVKGVTGSFGAPIINSETDMVVGAHSAVDLAAVHAAGFDAVGLAVSFDTGLAALREMLTIPVAGLAESSIRLALEHSRRIALVSFGERTRPLYERLALRYMHRDNLAGVRCMEALSAAEMNDPDYLQERIELEVEKTTLVLDCDAVVLLATAFAGLSDSVTHKVPVIDCVAAMIRELESSNRNEKVRRMLTDEALPQHKLMHGVSEDLSGFYRNLPSE
- a CDS encoding cytochrome c1, which produces MIRSIVSILLLSIAGSVYAASGGSENLDPVHINLDDRKSLQQGAATFASYCLSCHGIKYMRYNRMADDLGISEDVLRENFLVGSQKPSDPMDVTMSEEDAKRWFGTAPPDLSLTARSRSPEWIYTFLRGFHADDGSVTGWNNDLFEDVAMPHVLYEQQNNFEPDDYDKLVRDVVNFLVYVAEPARLVRYNIGILVLLFTGLFTILAYLLKKEYWKDVH
- a CDS encoding cytochrome bc complex cytochrome b subunit is translated as MIAKLRNWIDERYPATKVWEEHVSKYYAPKNFNFWYFFGSLALLVLAVQIITGIFLTMHYKPDTDLAFDSVEHIMRDVSWGWLMRYLHSTGASLFFVVIYLHMFRALLYGSHRKPRELLWIVGMVIYLTLMAEAFFGYLLPWGNMSYWGAQVIISLFAAIPFVGEGLAEWIRGDFVVSDATLTRFFAFHVILVPLLLVGLVFVHMVALHKVGSNNPDGVEIKARKKEDGTPKDGIPFHPYYTVKDLFVAGVFLCILFGITFIAPEMAGWFLERANFEPANPLQTPPDIIPLWYLTPYYSILRAVTYPLFGVDAKLWGVLSMGFAIFLFFLLPWLDRSPVKSIRYRGWMFKTALTVFTISFVLLGYLGTKNPQAIDLFLFTNVTWAQICYFLYFAFFLLMPIYTRLDPVKPVPDRVTFK
- the petA gene encoding ubiquinol-cytochrome c reductase iron-sulfur subunit, with amino-acid sequence MADEHVDKDRRRFLTGVTTGVGAAGVAAAAVPFVSSMTPSAKARAAGAPVLVDIGDLEPGKLLKIEWRGKPVWIIKRTQEMLDSLETVQDELADPDSDREQQPQYAQNATRSIEPEVLVLVGLCTHLGCSPLEKLKPGELDSDWQGGFFCPCHGSKFDLAGRVYKNVPAPTNLEVPPHRFLSDSRVEIGVDSVEEDLA